tgccgtcgtggcagccggagagattttggcacccagctggtgtgatgtcgtggccgtcggaggagcgatgtagcctggcggagggacagctgtcggagcggttgggtccttgctgacgtcttcttgcttccgtaagggggctgagagccgccgtcgtcacagagcatgcggggcgccatcattgcctatctggcggagctagccagatgggacgccggtctggttccctgtggcccgagtcagctcggggtagggtgatgatggcgcctcctgtttgaCGTggatggcctgcgccctaggttgggcgatgcggaggctcctccgaagccgaggtcgagtctgtcttccgtggccgaggccgaggccgagtccgagcccctgggtcgggcgaggcggaggtcgtcggctgaggccagggcggagtccgagccctggggtcgggcgaagcggagttcgtcgtcttctgggacttagcccgagtccaagcccggggtcgggcggagcggagttcgccgtcttccgggacttagcccgagtccgagccctgggtcgggcggagcggagttcgccgtcttccgggacttagcccgagtccgagccctgggtcgggcggagcggagttcgccgtcttccgggacttagcccgagtccgagccctgggtcgggcggagcggagttcgccgtcttccgggacttagcccgagtccgagccctggatcgggcggagcggagttcgccgtcttccgggacttagcccgagtccgagccctgggtcgggcggagcggagttcgccgtcttccggggctgagcccgagtccgagccccgggtcgggcgaagcggagcttcctatggtgcctccggcggggcctgactgcctgtcagcctcactctgtcaaatggcaccgcagtcggagtggcgcaggcggcgctgtccttctgtcaggccggtcagtggagcggcgaagtgacggcggtcacttcggctctgccggggggcgcgcgtcaggataaaggtgtcaggccacctttgcattaaatgctcttgcgacttggtcggtcggtgtggcgatttagtcagggttgcttcttagcgaaggcagggcctcgggcgagccggaaatatgttcgccgctgtagggggccttgggcgagacggaaatcctctggggtcggccgcccttgtccgaggctaggctgtcgggcgaggcgtgatcgagtcgctcgaatggactgcatccctgacttagtcgcaccccatcaggcctttacaactttatgctgatgggggttaccagctgagaattaggagtcttgagggtacccctaattatggtccccgacaatattgtCCCCTTACTTTTTGTCATATATGGAATATTTTATTACCTTGCAATTTTAATTATGCAAACTTCTCCCACATGAACTGTAGGCTATGACGGTATGATTAGAATCATATGATCATGTTTTTTTCTCACTTAAAAGTGTAGAAAAAATGTTTCTACTTATTCTGTTCATATTTTAATTTGTCCTAATTCGACCCTTTAGCCCATGATACTTTGTGTTCGCCTTTCCCATTTTCTAAATATTTGCTCCTGTAAAATAACCGATATATATTCATGATTAATCATTACACATTTTAACACATTACATGTTTTTTTAATAAATGTAAAATTGTACATGTACATGTGTAAGACCAATATAAAATACGAGTTTACAAAACACACATGTATGGACAAGCTTTATATATGTATTAGAATGTATACGAAGCACCGATTTATTCTGGTCTATGTGTCATGTATGAACTAAAAGGCTTCTAAAGGTTTTGCCTACTCAGTGGGATAGGAAGGTTCTATAGCTAGTCCGCACATGCCTTTCTTGTCTGAAATATCCTTCTCCATTCTCAGGTAACCATTCTCACCCCATGTCGTGCCCCATGAGTTCTTCATGAGCCAATACTTGGTTCCATCACTGGTCTTTCCATAACCAATGGCTGCAATCCCGTGGTCCAAGTCAGTACCACATGATCCAGTCATCACACCACCAGAGTAGAACTGAAATGTCATGTCTCCACCGTCCACTGCCACCGACACGGGCTGATTTGCCACGGCCTTCATTAGGGCAGCCTCATCGTTGGTTGGCACATCCTCGTAGCCCTTGATGTTTGCAGCACTATTCGATCCACTCTTGCACTTGCCATCTGCAGCCGTGTATGGATAGTTGGACTCCGTTGTTAGCCCTCCATTCTTGATGATAAACTTGAATGCATCGTCCATCAGGCCACCCTCACAACCCTGATCCTCACCATAGACATCGCAATCCACCAATTCTTGTTCTGAGAGAGAGATGAGCTTGCCAGTGCTAATTTTCACGATGCCTTCTGTGGCTGCCACGGCCGAGAATGCCCAGCAGCAACCTGCAATCATCGATCATTATATATATGTTTTGACATATGTTATGGCACTTTAGTTTACATCATAATAGTGTTTTTATGAGTCTTATTAGGACCAAATGTATTTACCACATTGCCCTTGATCCTTGATCGGAGTGACTGCACCATTGGTCCTCCAGTCGATAGTCGCTGGAATCGCATCAACGCTAACATTCTCATACCTAAATCCGGTAGAGACCATTggttcaaatgtgaattttccgaagaaattcaaataaacgaactaaatataatagttatagaaaacacttttctaattgtacccaaaatggtacatgtaggtctacatagtgtaggaacattaccataaaaagtttggttgggaaaataaaaaaaatgtactttgccgattGTCAATGCTCGGCCCTCGGCTGTTAACCGTCAGCTctagacggccgctgacggccctttgccgagcgccgcctTCGCCGAGTGTTCGGCACTCGGTAAAtacttttttgccgagtgtatttCTGTGTCGAGAGTTCTACGCTCGGTAAACGAGCTCGTTATCGAGAGCAGGACTTTGCTGAGTGCGGCACTCGataaaggcttctttgccgagtgcccgacaaaaaacaGTCGGCAAAGAGCGAATCACTCGGTaaaggcactcggtaaagacaCAGATTCCGGTATTGGTAAACACATATAGAGAGTAAATATGGATTTTTAAATTATAATATCTCAAGAAGTTAACAATTTTGTTGTAAGCTTGCTATTAGTCGAAGCTCAttaaagaaaagaaaatgaaGGTTAAACTTGAAATTCACAAGATAGAGGAGAAAAAAAACGACAAAATTTAAGCTAAGAAATATATTAACGGTATCTTTGTGAAGTTTGAGGTGTATATGTATAGAAAAAAACCAATATAAATCAAAAGGGGGAGTTAGAAAAAAACAAAATATTAAATAAGAAAAAGCTAGCTGCCTACGCTATTATAGCACGGTTCATCATGACAGTTATAGCACGGTTCATCATGGCTTAAATGTACACTATAGGTTacatataatatcatgataacttatatataaatgtgatatattgttatgagaaaatattTTGTAATCTATTGGTGATCCTCGCTATacatataaattttgttattttaatctacctgtttcaccactacattccaaccatcaatatcatgcatacctatatatatatatgatagttAGGTGTCTGTGCGTTGCGACGACTCACAAAATTTTAATAAAACGCAAGTGCACAACAATTACATGAAAACAAACAATATATCGACAATCGTACACTAATCTATTCCttttgtagagatattgataagtCTCTGTTGTATATTTGCAGGGATGGCATAACGGCATGAATTGTCCTTGTAACTTAATAGATCAACCACAAAGTTCCTTCGAAGAAATCTTTGCATTCTACACACAAAGACATAAGAGAATAGAACATCAAATCAAACTTGTATTATGTaactggaatgtatgtttgaacatgaAAACAAACGTACTCCACTCACCCTAACAAATTCCAAATTCCATTCACCTACCATTTCCCCACATGAccatagcttgtagaacgagGTAGCTGGTATTAACCTTATAGAATAATGTTTGGCCAACTTATGTATATACAATGGTTATCATAGAAAAATTCTATATTGCTGACGAAGGTACGTGGTACGGAGAAAATACCCTTTTAAGTCAATTGGAAGACCAGTCCGAATAGTATGTTCCTACTTAAAAATATCATCTACCCATTCAGAACGTTTCTTGCTGTAGGCAATCTTATATTTCTTTGAGGCCATGATAATCGCTTCCACGAACCTCTTGTATGGCATATGCTTACACCAATCTTGAGTGGGTGTAAAGTCGATAAAAGTCATGTGCTTTTTACCATGGTCAATTACAAAAAGGGCGTAGCACTCGTTGAATTTCCATGGCATAAGAGCCTGCAAAACATCAGTCATAGGATTGCAAAGAAGTGTCTtttataaatacattcgaaatgaacacatacttacatatctACAACCAGTGATATAGTAGTTCATTGATGGCCAACAGTCGAGTGTTTTGGCTAGCTCTTCTGTTGTACGGTCCTCGTGGTACTTTGGAAGTTTGCCAAAACCAACCATTCTCTGGATAAATATATATACATGACCACATATGGATTAGAGGTAGATACTATATATTGCTACATTATTGATTGGAAACAAACTTACCCAGAAGCGCCTATCCATATGATGCTTTAAATCCTTTATCTTTTCACCTTTTAACATACATGAATCTTTATTGGCAAGCAGTCGAACAGCCATGTCAAAACATTTTAGAGTCATATCTAGATTTATCCTTAATATATTTTGTAAGTCTTTGACAGATAATTCTATCTTAAAAGGGTTGAAACTTCGCACCCATGTCATCCTGTAATGTAGCATGACGAAAGTCAATATCAAAACTATACGTAGTTGGTATACATAAAATAGATAAAACAATGAGCACTTACTGTAATGTCATATCGTCTTGGATTGTCATGATGTAATCGCATAGAACATCTATCTAGCTTTGGTCATGAGCATATCCTTTGTGGAAACACCACTCATTAAAAAGTCGTTGGTGCACTCATCAGCCAATACCTTTATTAGTTCCTTTATCCCAATAATGAACAAACCACCTTTCTAAGTCCGCTTGAGTAATGGGACCATCATCATCTTCCATCAATACTTCGCTATCATCAGGTGCACAGAGTATTTTTCTCTTCTTAGAATTTGTAGGACTATCTAATATCTAAACATCAGAGGGGCTTCCCATGTCAACTTCTTTTTCATATTTGTATAACAGACACCCATTTCTCTTGTTCACGTCTgaagatagtaatatagcagccatTTTTTTTCCTAAAATGTGTCATGTCATCCTGCAAATAAGAAAAAATTATTTATAGCATCATATGTAACATTgactgtagatgtggatatatgtTATGGAAGTAATAATATACTTGGGTAAAAATGTCTGACAGTTCATCTCCAGTCCAGTATTCGATATAGTTCAATAGAAAGAGGCCACACGAGGATCTACATTACATTGTTAATAAAAATGTCAAGATTAATATCAATGAAGAAATTGGTTAAGAAGAATTTATGGTGTAACCATCTGTCTGCTTTGCATATCCCATTTCTATTTCTCTCAGCGGCCAAGAAGTAACCTGGAGGTCTGGCCACCTGTGATCTTTTAACTCCTTGCGCTGAGATACCATATCAATTTGTCTTTGGAATCCTATAATCTTTATAAATTTTAAACATAGAATCAGATGCTGGGATATAAGTTAATAAGGGATTACTAATTGTTGGTTTGTGCAAACTCATGGAGTCAGTGAGGTCATTGCAAATGGTAGCTCCACCAATTCAGGTTAGTGTTTTTGAATGATTTCATGACCAGAAAAGAACGGTTTTCCTTTTAAGGTTATCAACCATACCATGTTTATATTGAACATTTGAATTATTGGCATGAGATAAAAAACATACCACATAATTAGTGCTAATGATTTGAGCCAATAAGGATCTTCCTTGCTGCTGATTTTGCTGCTTCGTTGATTATATTCTGCAGCAATGGATGCAAGCCAGGATGCAAGAAGTAAAGAGAACCCAGAGAACAATCCTGATTGTACTACTGTATATGTTGGCAACCTTGGACATGAGGTAGAACCAAATTACTACATAACCATGTTCATCGTCCCAGTTTGTTCTAGCTCTCCGTGGAGCACGTTGTTTCCATTGTGGCTAGAATGAAATAAGGGTGAGAAGGGTAATGATACAAAGATTTTTGCAATGATAGGTGGCAAGATCTGCAATAAAATATCTGAAACAAACAATGATGCCAACATATAAACACTTTTAACTTGGGAGGCTCACAGCTTGTGAGCTCAGAAGATTTATATGCACACACTGTTATAATATATTGGTAAAAAGAACATTAGTCCTTTCCCACTATCACTGACGCCACCTGCACGTCCACATTTACAAACCAGGTGAAGTGTGGGGAAACATGGAAGAAAATAGAACGATAAACAGCCTTGAGATCGCAAAGATCTCAATTGCTAACTGTCAAGTATATTGAACTCCGAATCTTCAATGACATCCCACGATTCCTTCTTTGACAGCGATGCAGGTGGAGTTGGTTGCGGAGGTCGGCGACTGTAATTGGCGGACGAAGCAGGTTTTTTGTCTGACTGAATCCCGGCGCACCGAGGAGCTAGCGTAGGGAAGGTTCCTCCGGTCAGAGGAGGAGTGAATCCATGTATTTGTCCATGACAACAACGTTGGCACTATCAACGTCACTCAGCTCCTCGCTACTGAGGCACCTTTTACCTTCTCTGAAGGATTCCACATCTGAAGGTATTTCAGACCACTGATCCATGCTTTCCTCAGATTTTGACTTTGCAAATACTCAATGCTTCGCTCAGATATTGTCTTGGGGAAAGCACGACCATCCGAAGATTGGTACCCTTCTTGGTTGCTTTTCACACTTTCTATCTCACAAATGTGAGGTGGAGAATCTGACTCTATCTCATTGTTGTGATGTATAGAATTTGGCACGCTCCGGATATCTTCTTGCACAAATAAATAGTAATATAAGATAAATAAAGGCACTATATCGGATCATACGACACAACTTAATTTATTAGTTCAGTTTTTTCAGAGGTGCTGCTTTATGGAGAAGCTTAAAGATGATCTTATTAAACCCAAGGATCATCGACAACATATTCAACACTCTAGTGGTAGTCGACATTAGGGAAAATGGGAAAAGTGCCTACAGAAGATAGTCAAAATAGCAGCTAATAACAGTAAAAATGGAACTCTAGACACTATTGGCAAAAATGTGCATGGTGCCTGGTTGATGCGTGGCATGGGGACTGCCGGCCACGCATCTTGAATGCTTGATCAACCCCAGGCGTTGGGAATTCGACCCCTGTGAATGCAGGCCAGCAAACAAATAAGTTGTACCAACATAGTAAACCCAAAGGATGTAAAGTATGGACTAATTTAGTAATCTGAAAAAATTCAATATTCAATGCTGGTCTTGCATACATGCACTGATGAGAGATGACTATCATATGCAAACATTGTCCCGTCACAAAAACATGTTTGGGACAATATTTAGTCAAACCTTTAAAAGTGCAAACATCAATAAATTCTAAATTATCTTGTTTCAAAACCGTGCAAGTTTATGATGTAGAATTGTATTGCAAATACTTGCTAATTAAATCTCATTAAGTTCAAGAATTTTGAGAATATATTCTAGAAAATTTCAGTGGTCAAAAGATATTGCACTCCAAAGAATCTGCAAACACAAATTTGGTAAGAGTTTTTGACCCGAGTGAGTATATCTAAAATGTGTATAAAATTCTGGTACAAATTCACACTTCACCTAATTATACCAGTTCCTGTAAAGAAAAATTCTATACATTTAATTACATTTCTGTTTTATTCCTAATGCATACGGAAGATTAAGAATTTCAGCTGCAAACTCTGGTGCAATCCATGTTTTTATAAGGCAAATATACATTCTGTATGCAAATATAATGGAGCACAAATATAT
This Zea mays cultivar B73 unplaced genomic scaffold, Zm-B73-REFERENCE-NAM-5.0 scaffold_381, whole genome shotgun sequence DNA region includes the following protein-coding sequences:
- the LOC118475014 gene encoding senescence-specific cysteine protease SAG39; protein product: MVSTGFRYENVSVDAIPATIDWRTNGAVTPIKDQGQCGCCWAFSAVAATEGIVKISTGKLISLSEQELVDCDVYGEDQGCEGGLMDDAFKFIIKNGGLTTESNYPYTAADGKCKSGSNSAANIKGYEDVPTNDEAALMKAVANQPVSVAVDGGDMTFQFYSGGVMTGSCGTDLDHGIAAIGYGKTSDGTKYWLMKNSWGTTWGENGYLRMEKDISDKKGMCGLAIEPSYPTE